DNA sequence from the Antarctobacter heliothermus genome:
CTGACGTCGGCCAGTTCGGCAGCGCGGCGCGCGGCATCGCGACTGTCGGCGATGACGGCAAAAATGGGCTGGCCGTGGTATTCGACCGTATCGGGAAAGATCGGCTCATCGTTACGGCCTGTCGGGCTGATGTCATTGACGCCGGGCACATCGCGCGCCGTCAGCACGTCGACGACGCCGGGGGCTTGCCGCACGCGGTCAAGGTTCATCGCGCGGATGGTGCCGTGGGTGACGGTGGCAACGCCAAGATAGGCGTGCAGCGTGCCTGCGGGTTCGGCGATGTCGTCGGTGTAATCCGCGCGTCCGGTGACATGTTTGACGGCGCTGTCGTGGATACGGTCGTGATGCACCGCGCCGGTGAGGGTTGAGAGGTCTTTCATGACGGGTGCTCCTTTATGCCACTTCAAGCCGGACGGGGGGCTGGCCGTCCAGTTCAAGGAAAAACCGCCGCAGCAGGTTTCCGGCGACCAGCAGGCGATAATCGGTAGAGGCGCGCCAATCGGACAGCGGGGTGAAATCCTGGCTCAGCGCCTTGGCGGCGGCGTCAAACGTGGCTTCGGTCCAGGGCTGCCCGATCAGGGCGGTCTCGGCGGCTTTGGCGCGCCGGGGGGTGGCGGACATGCCGCCAAAGGCGATGCGCGCGCCGGTCACGATGCCATCCGCCCGCGTGACGCTGATGCCCGCCGCGACCGAGGATATGTCCTCATCCCGGCGTTTTGAGATCTTGTAGGCGGCGTCGATCTGGCCCGCCTGTGGGCGCGGAATGCTGAGGCTTTCGACAAACTCGCCCTCGGCGCGGTCTTGTTTGCCATAGTCGATGAAAAAAGCCTCAAGCGGCAGGGTGCGTTGCCCAGCGGCGTTGCGCAGGGTCAGTGTTGCGCCAAGGGCGATCAGCACGGGCGGGGTGTCCCCGATAGGCGATCCGTTGGCAATATTGCCACCGATCGTGCCCATATTGCGCACCTGCCACCCGGCGATGCGGGACCAATAGTCGTCAAGGTGCGGGAACGCCGTGGCGATGGCCTGCTCGGCCTCGGAATAGGTGACGCCCGCGCCAAGGGTTAGCGCAGTATCGGTCAGCTCGATCCGTTTGAGATCCTCCAGATGGCCGACAAAAACCACTGGAGAGATGGGGCGCATGAGTTTGGTCACCCACAGGCCGACATCCGTGGCCCCGGCGACAATCGTCGCCTGCGGTGTTTCGGCCAGCACCTGTGCAAGGTCATCGACGTCGACGGGCAGGATGGCGCGGTCATTATCTGGACCGGTGACGACGCGGCCCGTGGGTTGCAGCGCGGAGAGGCGCGCGGTGATGGTTTCTCGCTCTTGCGTCAGGTGATCATGGACCGGGCTGCCGTAGCTGTTGACCGCCAGCGCCGCCTTTACGATCGGCTCATAGCCGGTGCAGCGGCAGAGATTGCCCTGAATGGCGGTCTCTACCTGCGTGACGCTGGGCTGCGGGGTTTGCATCCAGAGTGCGTAAAGCGACATGACAAACCCCGGCGTGCAAAAGCCGCATTGGCTGCCGTGATGGTCCACCATGGCCTGTTGCACCGGATGCAGTCGCCCCTCTGGCCCGGACAGATACTCCACACTGACCACATGGCAGCCGTTGAGCGAGGCGAGAAACCGGATACAGGCGTTGACGGTCTCATAACGCAATTCGCCGTCCTGTAAGCGCCCCACCAGCACGGTGCAGGCCCCACAGTCGCCCTCGGCGCAGCCTTCCTTTGTGCCGGTCAGGCGCTGTTCGATCCGCAGGAAATCCAGCAGCGTCCGGGTTGCGGGCACGTCGCGGGCGATGATCTCCTGACCGTTCAGGAGAAATCGGATGTCGGTCTGCTGGTCCATCTTGGCTCCGCTCTGGCTGTGGAAGGGGTGAGACAACGCTACTCTTGCTCACTGAGTCGAAAAACGGCGCGTGTTGGGAAATACTTTCAACGATGCGTTGAAAATAGTAGACTGGTCTGGTCGTCTGTTCCGGGCGTCGCGGAGGACGGAACATGGCCTATCTTGAGAGTATGCGGGTTTTTGTCCGCGTTGTGGAACTGGGCAGCATCACCTCTGGCGGGCGTGACCAGCGCCTGACCCCCGCTGTCGCCAGTAAGCGCATCAAGGAGTTGGAGCAGCGGTTGGGCGTGCGGCTGTTCAACCGCACAACCCGGTCGTTAACGCCGACCGAGGTGGGTAAGCAGTTCTACGAAGAAGCGCGGCGCGTGCTGGAGACGGTTGATGAGGCAGAGGCCGTTGTGGCGCGATTTTCCGAGGCCCCGCGCGGCACAATCAGCCTGACCGCACCGCTAGGCGTCGGGCGGCGCATCATCGCGCCATTGGTGCCGGAGTTTGTTGACCTGCATCCTGATATCCGCATCCGGATGCGGATGTCCGACCGCAAGGTGGATATTCTGGCTGATGGCATGGATCTTGCGCTGTTTGTCGGAACGCCGCACGACTCCAGCCTGAAACTGCGCAAGTTCGCTGATTGTCCGCGGGTGTTGTGTGCCGCACCCGCCTATCTGGACCGTGTCGGCGTGCCGCAATTCCCCGAGGATCTGTTACGCGGGCATAACTGTTTGTTGCTGCGCTATCCGCGCTCGCCGGAGTATTTCTGGCTGCTCGACACCCCGGACGGGCAACGTAAATTCGAGGTGTCGGGGAAGTATGATGCCGATGACAGCGACGTGCTGACGGGGTGGGCGCTGGCAGGCGCGGGGATTGCCAACAAGCCGCTGTTTGACGTGGCGGATCATCTGGAGGCCGGGCGGTTGGTCGAGGTTCTGCCGCAGGCGCGGCCGGTGCCGTCGATCTTTGGCTGCCTCTATCCGCACCGAAAACTGCAAGATCCAAAAATACGGTTGTTTGTGGACTTTGTCGCGGATCGCGCGGTGGCTGCCATGAAACAGGGGGCGGCGGTACGGACCCCGGATTGATTGCGCCCTGCTCGGCGAGCAGGGGGCGTGCCGTCATGCGCCCTCGCCTCCCACCCCAAGGCGAACGTTGCCCTTGATCCTTTGTGTCCCCCAAAAGACGTCCTGCGCGACAATAGGGGCAAGCAGCCGCACCACCCGCCAACCTGCTTTGGGTGCCGGATCATTTATGGCAATGAAAAGATATTCTTTGACCAGTCTGTGGAGCGGCCTATATTTACAGCTTCATTTTCGTTTGATGCTTCAGAAATACCGGGAGCGGTCTCTGGCGACACGCCTAACTATTCGTAAAAAACATTCGGCGTTGGGCGCGCATTAAGGTGCGCCGAGCCAGACAGGGTTTCCCAAGGAGGACTACAGTGCCGGAACGCGGCCAACAAATCGCCGCCCTGCCCATGCGGCGGGACGCCAAGGATGAAGTCAAAGTGCTGATGGTCACCTCACGCGATACGGGGCGATGGGTCATGCCCAAAGGCTGGCAGATGGACGGCAAGAAGCCCTGGCGCGCCGCCGAAATCGAGGCGCTCGAAGAGGCCGGGGCCAAGGGGCATATCGGTAACGAGAGGATCGGCACCTATCGCTATGGCAAGGTGCTGGACGACGGACAGGTGGTCCCTTGTCTGGTCGAGGTCTATCCAATGTTTGTCGACCGACTATTGCGCGACTGGAAAGAGCGTAAAGAGCGTAAGCGCAAGTGGTTCACACCCAAGGCGGCGGCGCAACGTGTGGACGAACCGGATCTGGCGGAATTGCTGCAAAGCCTGCACAAGAACCCGCACAAGGTGCCGGCCATCCGAAAGCTGATCGACCAAATGGCCTGATCGGCGTCCGGTTCAGTCCGCACGCCTTATCCTGTCTCCCGGTTACTCCACCAATCAATCCACTGGCAGACCGCTGGGCACGCTGTCAGGCCGCCCCAGCGGGCGTGTTTCAGCGGTCTCTCCGGTCAACGCGTTCAGGAACGCCTCTAGCGCGTCGATGTCGCTGTCGACCATCTCGACCGGAGCGATGTCCAAATAGGCAATCTGATCCGCCAATTCGTCACCGAAACTCATCAGGCGAAAATCATGCTCGTTCAGCCAGTCCACATCGGGCAGCCGTGCCATGCCGGGAGTCCATTCCTCGCGCGCGGTGATCGGATCACACATGTGTCGGATCATGTCGCGTAGCTTGGGATAGGCACCGTTGTGACCATAGGGTGCGCTGAGCGCGACGTTGCGCAGGCTGGGTGTGCGGAACTTGTAGGCGTCGTCGGGGTTGCGCGTGGTTTCCATGCGGCCAAGGTCACGCGGTATCGTATCGCCGTCGAATGGGCGGCCCGGCCCGAATTGCGGCACGCCCACGGCATGAAACGCCTGATCCGAAAATAGGGGTCCGCTGTGGCACCCGGCGCACCCTGCGTCCCCAAAAAAGAGCTGCCGCCCCTGTTCCGCCTGCGGCGAAAGCGGTTCGCCCAATGTCAGCCATTTGTCATAGGGGCTGTCGTGGTTCTGCCATTCGGTGCCGATAAAGGCGGCTAAGGCATTCACGATCTCCACTATGGTGATGTCCTCCACGGACTGCACGTCGGGAAAGGCGCGCATGAACTGTTCTTGGTATTCGGGCACATTGCGGACTCGATCGGCCACCATGGCCCACCCCAGATCGATACGCGTCGCAAACGCCGCGGCAACGGGGTTTTCATCTGGCGCGCCTGCCATCTCTGTTGCCGAACTCATCGGAAAAAGCGCCTGTGCCGCAAGGATCGAATTGAGCCCCTCGGGGGTGTGGACCCCGGCGGGGGTCCTGAACCGGGTGCCGCTGTCATCTGCCATCTCGACCCGCCCGTCATGGAACATCTGACGCACGCCGGTATGGCCGAGGTTCCACAAGGCGGGCGCGTTGCGCGGTACCCGTTCAGCTATCCGGGTCAGGCCATCGCCGGGGGTGCGATCTGCGCCAAGCCCGGCCCCGCCTTCGCCGATGCCAAGGCTAACGCCATCCGCCCCATGCAGCGAATGATGGTGGCAGGTGGCGCAGCTGATGTTCTGGTTGCCTGACAGGATTTTGTCATAAAACAGTAGTTGGCCCAACTGCGCCTGATGCCGGTCGAAGGTCAGGTAGTCCGCTGGCCGGATCGCGTCGGCCTGTGCGACGACCGGAAACAACGTCAAGAGGGCTGCGGAAACGGCCCGCAAGGACCGGAGAAAGGGAGACGTGCGAAAAATGGGAAACATGCCAAACCTGTTCTGAAATGTCGGAACTTAGTGGATAACAAAAGTGTGATCATTCTGCGGCGGCTTGGCAAGTTTCGGAAATGGCTGGATGACGCGGAGCTTCATTTGTCTGGTGAAATCAACAGGTTTCTCCTTCGGGAAATGCGTCCACAAGGCAATGTTTGGCCAATTCGGCCTTCGCTGGCGCGACTCGGCGGACGTTAAAGCCATCCGCAACACCGCTGCGGGCGAAACTCTTGCGTACCTCAAAATGCGGGGTTCCCATGACGTGTATAGCGAAACGGCCTGCGGCCATGAAAAACGGATAGCGCGTCATCGACTTGGCCGGGGTCTAAAGGACAAGGGGTGGGGCCAGCGAGACGCTGGATAATCTGTTGGCGGTGATGCCTGGCGGTCCGGTGGGTTTCATGCAGGCGACCTCTGCCATACCTGCGCAGATACGACCCAATACATCGCGAAACGCGCGGCTGCCGGCCCGTGCTGGGGTCATCAGTTCTTGCTTCCCCAGCTGTGCCCTGACGGCGCGCTGGTGCTTTGGGGGCCGTTTCGCGGGCACCGATTGTGATGCGGGCAGCTCGGTCCTTTTTGTTCCGGGGCGTTCGGGCCATCGTTGAAGAGCATATAGGATGCCGCGCAAGCTGCCACATTTTTGCCACAGGTCGCGGCGGGATTGTGGCTCTTCAACCCAATTTCCGCCTTATACCCGGGGCTTCGGGCAATTGACTGTAGCGGCGTTTCCAAAAGTAAGATAATTCGCGAAGTGTAATAACAAGCTTGCCGACCTAAACAAGGCGAGCACAGAGGTAGAGCGGTGCAAATTATGAACGCGATTAATTTCGTGACCCGTACCCGTACGGGCGACGTTGAGCGTGGTGCAGTCGATGGGGACGGCAAAGGCTTCCTGATTGGTGCGACCGGCGGTCAGGATATTTCCCTGAACATCAGTCAGGCCGACGTGCGCGGATATGACCGCGCCGCAAACGACCTGCTAATTACCTTGGCCGACGGCCGAGTGATCGTCCTGGAAGGCTATTTTGATGCGGGCGGCGGGATGGCCAGCCGGTTGTTCCTTAGCTCGGACGGGATCTTAAACGAGGTCAGCTTTGTCGAGGCGGAGGGTGGCGCGCTGTTTGCCCAGTACGGTCCGACCGAAAGCTGGGGTAAATGGAGCCCGGACGACGCGCTGATCTTTATCAACGAACCGACCGTAGTTGCCGAAGCGCCCGTGGTGGTGGGCGGCGACAATGACGTCAGCATGCTGGCAGCTGGTCTGCTGGGCCTTGGCGGGATTGGTGCGGCGGGTCTTGGCGCGGCGGCGCTGGGTGGCGCCGCCCTGTTGGGTGGCGGCGCACGCAGCGGCGGCGGCGGCGGTGGTGGCGGCACTGTTGGGTGGACCCCGCCCACTGTGGACGACCCCGAGGCCAGCTATGACATCGCGAGCGGTGACACGCCCAGCATCACCATCACCGGCACGGCCAATCCCGGCTCGGAGATCATGGTCACCATCGGCGGTATTACCCTGACGGGTGTCGCGGGCGATGATCGCACCTGGGAGATTGTCTTTGAGGGTGAGAATTTCCCGCCAGACGGCATTTACCAGAATATTCCGGTGATCGTCACCGATCCAGACGGTACGATATCCGAACTTTACGGCCCGTCGTTCGAGATTGACACAACGCCGCCGCCGATTGACGTCACTGACGGCACCGTGTCCACGGGCGTCATTGTCAACGAGGACGACCAGAGCGATGGCGTCACCGTCACGGGTGAAGGAGAGCCAGGCTCCACTGTGACCATCACCGTCGACGGCACCACGCAAGTGGTTGAGGTCGGGGCGGATGGCGCGTGGTCTTTCGACTTTTCCAGCACCATCTTTCCCCCGGGCACCTATAACAAGGACATCACCCTGACGGCGACGGACCGTTTCGGCAACAGCACGACCGTTGTCGATGTGGTCGAGGTGGATACCGAAAACAGCATTTCGCTGACCAATCTGCCGCTGACCGGCGATAACGTGATCGCCGAGGCAGAGGCGGCAGCGGGCTTTACCTTTACCGGGTCCACGGACGCGGGGGCCACGGTCAACGTCACGGTCGAGGGTGTGACCTACAGCGCGACCGCCGCAGCGGACGGCAGCTGGAGTGTGACGTTCAACGCGGGCGATCTGCCCGGCGGCACCTATCAGACCACGGCCCAGATCGTCTCGACCGACACGGCGGGCAACGTCGCCACCATGAGCCACACCTTTGACGTCGATACCGAAACCAGTGTGACCGTTGAGACCGCGACCATCGGCGGTGACGCGGTAATCAACGCGGTAGAAGCTGACGGTGGCATTGTCGTGACCGGCACCGCCGAAGACGGCGCAACGGTCGTCGTCTCGACAAACGGCGAAAGCCATTCGACCACAGCCACGGCCACAGGCGGCTGGACCGTCGATATTCCGTCGGTCAGCCTGCCACGCGGGACCATGCCGCTGGAGATCACCGCGGCGGCGACGGATGCGGCGGGCAATACCGTCACCACCACGGGCACGGTTACAATTGACACAGAGATCGACCTGACGCTGAACACCGCCACGATCGAAGGTGATGGCGTGATCAATGCCGCCGAGGCCGCAGATGGCACCGTTCTGACCGGCACAGCCGAGGCGGGCGCAAGCGTTGTCGTCAGCGCCAATGGCTTTGATTACACGGCCACGGCGGACGGCTCAGGCGCATGGTCGGTAAATGTGCCTGCGGGCAATCTGCCCTCCGGCACCACCACCATGGACATCAGCGCCACGGCTACGGACGCGGCGGGCAATACCGTGACGGCCACCGGCAGCGTCGGGATCGACACAGAGATCGCCCTGACTATCGACACCTCGACTGTTGCGGTGGACGGCATCGTCAACAGCACGGAACACGCGGGCATGATCGCCTTTACCGGCACCGGGGAGCCGGGTGCCACTGTGACACTGGAACTGTATGGACAGACGGCCAGCGCGGTTGTTGCCAACGATGGCACTTGGTCCATGCCGTTCCCGGCCAGTGTCCTGCCAACCAACGCAGGTCAGATGGGCAGTATCGCTGTTCTGGCCACTGTCTTCTCGACCGATGCGGCGGGCAACATGGCCTTGGCATCAGGCGGGTTTGAGATCGACGTCACCAACCACGTCGAGGTCTACACCTCGAACATCGAAGGGGACGGCGTGGTCAACGCCGCAGAGCGCGCCGATGGCGTGTTGCTGACCGGCTATACAGAGGCCACGACCGCAGGTTCCAGCGTAACGGTCATGGTCAACGGCACCTCCTATGATGCTGTTATCAATTTCAACGGCAACTGGTCGGTTGTGATCCCGGCCTCTGAAATCCCCGCGGGCGAAACCTCGTTGGATGTTCTGGCCACCTCGATTGACGGGGCGGGCAACGTGTCCACGGCTACTGGCAGCATCGCCATCGACACCACCACCAACGTTGCCGTCATGACGGCAGCGGTTGAGGGGGACGGCGTGGTCAACGCGGCCGAACGTGCCGACGGTGTGACCCTGACGGGTACGGCGGAGCCGGGCAGCACCGTCATGGTGACGCTGGGCACCGTGACACATCAGGCCACGGTTGCCGTCAACGGCAGCTGGACCGCCAATTTCGCGACTGCCGAAATCCCGGCTGGGGAGCGGACGCTGAATGTGACCGCCATCTCCACCGATCCGGCAGGCAATACTGCAACTGCCAATGGCAGCATCGACGTCGACACTTTGGTACGCAACTTTGCCATCACCTCCACCCCCGGTGGGGCGGATGCGGTCATCAATGCGAATGAGGCGGCGCAGGGCCTGACCCTGACCGGCACAACCGAACCGGGCGGCAGCGTCACGCTGACCCTGAACGGCCACACCGTGCAGGCGACTGTGGATGCAAGCGGCAACTGGACCGCTGGCTTCGACGCGGCGCAGCTACCGTCGGGTGAGCAGACCGTGACCCTGACCGCCGTGTCCAAGGACCCGGCTGGCAACGTTGAAACCATCAGCCAACCTGTCACCCTCGACACCAGCGCGGGCACGCTGACCATCAGCCCCGCCCCGGTCGAGGGCGACGATGTGGTGAACATGGTCGAGGCCTCTGATGGCGTGACCCTGCGCGGGACATCGGATGCCGGGCAGATGGTCGACGTGACGCTGAACGGCGTGACCCATTCGGTCCTGACCGACCCCTCTGGCAACTGGTCGGTGGATTATGCTCCGGGTGAGATCGCGCCGGGCACCTATACCGCCAACATCTCGGCCACGATCACCGACAGCGCGGGCAACACGTTGACCCGCACCGACAGCGTCCAGATCGACACAGAGGTGGTCAACTTTGCCGCTTCCGGCGCGCCGGTCGAGGGCGACAATGTCATCAACGCGAATGAGGCCAGCGACGGCTTTGTCCTGACCGGCACGACAGAGCCGGGCGGCACGGTGTCCGTCACGTTTGAGGGCGTCACACATGCTGCATTCGTCGATGCCAGCGGCAACTGGAGCGTCGGTTTCACCGCCGCAGAGATCCCCACGGGCGAGAAAGCCACCTCGGCGGTGATCAACACCACGGATGCGGCGGGCAACACGGCCACAACCTCGGTGAGCTTTGACATCGACACTGTGGTGAACACCCTGACCATGTCTGCGGACCCGATCACACCTGACAACGTCATCAACGCGGCAGAGGCCCGTCAGGGCGTCACCCTCAACGGTACCGTCGAAGAGGGATCGACCGTAACAGTGACTGTTGGCGGCATGGCGCATGTGGCGGCTGTCGATGCCAGTGGCAACTGGACCGTGGACATCCCGCCCAGTGCGATGCCCACCGGCACCCAATCCGCCCCGGTGCTGATCGAGGCGGTTGATCCGGCGGGCAACACCCGCGCCATCACAGAGTCGCTGAACGTCGATACAGACGCGCCCGACGCGCTGGGCTGGGTTGGCTATGGCCGTGACGGCTCTGGTGTGGATCTGATCCGTACAGAGATCACCACCGACGATGTGTTCCTTGGTCAACTCAACGACCCGTCGGGGACGCCGGATGTGACGGCGGTCGGCATTGATGCCAGCACGGATATCACGGCTCTGGGTCAGACCTATATCGACCTTACCGGGTCGGTTCCTGACGGCACTCATCTTGTGCTGGCCTCCACCGATGCGGCGGGCAACACCTCGGGGTCTTATCTGGTTACCGATGATCCGGCGACCAGCACGGTGCTGATGTCCGACGATATCGCCAGCGCGCTGGCGGATTTCCAGATCGAAACCATCGACCTGCATTTTGCCGAAGACAGCAGCCTGACCATCACAGAGGCGCAGATCAAGGCGCTGTCGGACAACTCTGACACGGTCACGATCCGGGGCGGATCGGATGACAGTGTGACTATCACAGGGGCGTCGGCGCAGGGCACAGAGACCGTCAATGGCGAAAGCTTCAACGTCTTTACCCTAGGCGACGCGCGCCTGTTGATCGACGACGACATCACGCAGGTCCACGGCGTCGTTTGATTGCGTACCAGTAACGTCCGCAGGCCCGGCACAGAACCGGGCCGCGGATCCCGCTACATAACGATAAATCGAGCCGAGACGGGGGCACGGATGAGCATAGGCAGGCAGAGCCTGAGCCTGATCGCCCTGGCGATCGCGCTCTCGGGTTGCATGAAAGATATGGCTGCGAAGATGCCTTTTGGCGGACGCGCGGACCCTCCGGCGGAGGAGACGGTCACGCGCGCGGCATCCGCGGCGCGCCCTGATACCGCACATGCCGCCCCCATTATTCACGCTCTGTCGCTGCGCGGCTCTGTGGTTGAGCCGGGGACACCCTATGCCCGCGTCGCCGATGCGGTCATCGCGTCGGACTCGCGGGTTGCGGCGGCTGAATTGCACATTGCCCGCCTGCGCGCCGAGGCCGCCAAGTACAACTGGCTGCCCAGCATTGGGCCGCGCATCTCTCTCAACTCGTTGGGAGATTTTGTCGCCGATCTGGTGGTCAATCAGGTTTTGTTCGACAACGGTCGCAAGAAGGCAGAGCGCGATTTGGCGAAATCCCACGTCGAACTGGCCGCCGTCAAACTGGTTGAGGATGGCAATCGGCGCGTCAACGACGCTCTGACACTGTACGTCCGCGCGCAGGAAAGCCGCGAACTGGACTCCCATCTGGAATTTGCGCTCAAGGACATGACCCAATTCGAATGGATCATGAACGAACGGGTCAAGGGCGGTGTATCCGATACATCCGACCTAAACGTTCTGCGCCAAAAACTGGCCAGCATCCGCGCGCGCCGCAGTGAGGCGCAGGAAACTGCCCGCACGGCGATGGCGGAACTGGATGCAATGGCCGCGACACCGCTGACCGATATACATGGCCTTGGCGGATTGCGTGATGCCTCTGGCGGCCCGGCGTTGGCCGTTCTACGGGCACAAGCCGAACGCGATATCGCCGTGGCCGAGGCCCGGATTGCCCGCGCCAGCCATCTGCCGAGCCTTGTGGCCAGTGGTTCAGGCGGGCAATCGCCATTGCGGGGCAGTCTGGATATCGGGTCAGACACGCTGTTTTCGCTGGGCACCGTATCCGACCTTAGGGCAATCGACGCCAGCAAGGACGCCGCATCGCGCAAGATCGGCGAGGCAGAGGAAACCGCAGAGCGCGCCATCCGCAGTCAGGCCAGCCAATTGGCCGCCTATACCCGGCAGGCCAAAGAGGCCGATCTGTTGACCCGGCAGGCCAAGCAGAACCTTGACCTGTTCCAGCGCCAGTACGATGGCGGCCAACGGCAGGTCATGGATGTGGTGGGTGTGTATGAAACCTATGCCGCTGCGCTAGAGCGGGCGATTGACCTGAAATACAAGGCGGCGCGCGCCGAATTGGAACTCGCCCGCCTGCGTGGCGCGCTGGCGGAAGGGGCGCAGTTGTGACCCAAGGTGGCGTTCTCGAGATGGCAGGCAAGGCGGGT
Encoded proteins:
- a CDS encoding NUDIX hydrolase encodes the protein MPERGQQIAALPMRRDAKDEVKVLMVTSRDTGRWVMPKGWQMDGKKPWRAAEIEALEEAGAKGHIGNERIGTYRYGKVLDDGQVVPCLVEVYPMFVDRLLRDWKERKERKRKWFTPKAAAQRVDEPDLAELLQSLHKNPHKVPAIRKLIDQMA
- the xdhA gene encoding xanthine dehydrogenase small subunit, whose protein sequence is MDQQTDIRFLLNGQEIIARDVPATRTLLDFLRIEQRLTGTKEGCAEGDCGACTVLVGRLQDGELRYETVNACIRFLASLNGCHVVSVEYLSGPEGRLHPVQQAMVDHHGSQCGFCTPGFVMSLYALWMQTPQPSVTQVETAIQGNLCRCTGYEPIVKAALAVNSYGSPVHDHLTQERETITARLSALQPTGRVVTGPDNDRAILPVDVDDLAQVLAETPQATIVAGATDVGLWVTKLMRPISPVVFVGHLEDLKRIELTDTALTLGAGVTYSEAEQAIATAFPHLDDYWSRIAGWQVRNMGTIGGNIANGSPIGDTPPVLIALGATLTLRNAAGQRTLPLEAFFIDYGKQDRAEGEFVESLSIPRPQAGQIDAAYKISKRRDEDISSVAAGISVTRADGIVTGARIAFGGMSATPRRAKAAETALIGQPWTEATFDAAAKALSQDFTPLSDWRASTDYRLLVAGNLLRRFFLELDGQPPVRLEVA
- a CDS encoding cytochrome-c peroxidase, translating into MTLFPVVAQADAIRPADYLTFDRHQAQLGQLLFYDKILSGNQNISCATCHHHSLHGADGVSLGIGEGGAGLGADRTPGDGLTRIAERVPRNAPALWNLGHTGVRQMFHDGRVEMADDSGTRFRTPAGVHTPEGLNSILAAQALFPMSSATEMAGAPDENPVAAAFATRIDLGWAMVADRVRNVPEYQEQFMRAFPDVQSVEDITIVEIVNALAAFIGTEWQNHDSPYDKWLTLGEPLSPQAEQGRQLFFGDAGCAGCHSGPLFSDQAFHAVGVPQFGPGRPFDGDTIPRDLGRMETTRNPDDAYKFRTPSLRNVALSAPYGHNGAYPKLRDMIRHMCDPITAREEWTPGMARLPDVDWLNEHDFRLMSFGDELADQIAYLDIAPVEMVDSDIDALEAFLNALTGETAETRPLGRPDSVPSGLPVD
- a CDS encoding Ig-like domain-containing protein, with protein sequence MTRTRTGDVERGAVDGDGKGFLIGATGGQDISLNISQADVRGYDRAANDLLITLADGRVIVLEGYFDAGGGMASRLFLSSDGILNEVSFVEAEGGALFAQYGPTESWGKWSPDDALIFINEPTVVAEAPVVVGGDNDVSMLAAGLLGLGGIGAAGLGAAALGGAALLGGGARSGGGGGGGGTVGWTPPTVDDPEASYDIASGDTPSITITGTANPGSEIMVTIGGITLTGVAGDDRTWEIVFEGENFPPDGIYQNIPVIVTDPDGTISELYGPSFEIDTTPPPIDVTDGTVSTGVIVNEDDQSDGVTVTGEGEPGSTVTITVDGTTQVVEVGADGAWSFDFSSTIFPPGTYNKDITLTATDRFGNSTTVVDVVEVDTENSISLTNLPLTGDNVIAEAEAAAGFTFTGSTDAGATVNVTVEGVTYSATAAADGSWSVTFNAGDLPGGTYQTTAQIVSTDTAGNVATMSHTFDVDTETSVTVETATIGGDAVINAVEADGGIVVTGTAEDGATVVVSTNGESHSTTATATGGWTVDIPSVSLPRGTMPLEITAAATDAAGNTVTTTGTVTIDTEIDLTLNTATIEGDGVINAAEAADGTVLTGTAEAGASVVVSANGFDYTATADGSGAWSVNVPAGNLPSGTTTMDISATATDAAGNTVTATGSVGIDTEIALTIDTSTVAVDGIVNSTEHAGMIAFTGTGEPGATVTLELYGQTASAVVANDGTWSMPFPASVLPTNAGQMGSIAVLATVFSTDAAGNMALASGGFEIDVTNHVEVYTSNIEGDGVVNAAERADGVLLTGYTEATTAGSSVTVMVNGTSYDAVINFNGNWSVVIPASEIPAGETSLDVLATSIDGAGNVSTATGSIAIDTTTNVAVMTAAVEGDGVVNAAERADGVTLTGTAEPGSTVMVTLGTVTHQATVAVNGSWTANFATAEIPAGERTLNVTAISTDPAGNTATANGSIDVDTLVRNFAITSTPGGADAVINANEAAQGLTLTGTTEPGGSVTLTLNGHTVQATVDASGNWTAGFDAAQLPSGEQTVTLTAVSKDPAGNVETISQPVTLDTSAGTLTISPAPVEGDDVVNMVEASDGVTLRGTSDAGQMVDVTLNGVTHSVLTDPSGNWSVDYAPGEIAPGTYTANISATITDSAGNTLTRTDSVQIDTEVVNFAASGAPVEGDNVINANEASDGFVLTGTTEPGGTVSVTFEGVTHAAFVDASGNWSVGFTAAEIPTGEKATSAVINTTDAAGNTATTSVSFDIDTVVNTLTMSADPITPDNVINAAEARQGVTLNGTVEEGSTVTVTVGGMAHVAAVDASGNWTVDIPPSAMPTGTQSAPVLIEAVDPAGNTRAITESLNVDTDAPDALGWVGYGRDGSGVDLIRTEITTDDVFLGQLNDPSGTPDVTAVGIDASTDITALGQTYIDLTGSVPDGTHLVLASTDAAGNTSGSYLVTDDPATSTVLMSDDIASALADFQIETIDLHFAEDSSLTITEAQIKALSDNSDTVTIRGGSDDSVTITGASAQGTETVNGESFNVFTLGDARLLIDDDITQVHGVV
- a CDS encoding TolC family protein, with the translated sequence MSIGRQSLSLIALAIALSGCMKDMAAKMPFGGRADPPAEETVTRAASAARPDTAHAAPIIHALSLRGSVVEPGTPYARVADAVIASDSRVAAAELHIARLRAEAAKYNWLPSIGPRISLNSLGDFVADLVVNQVLFDNGRKKAERDLAKSHVELAAVKLVEDGNRRVNDALTLYVRAQESRELDSHLEFALKDMTQFEWIMNERVKGGVSDTSDLNVLRQKLASIRARRSEAQETARTAMAELDAMAATPLTDIHGLGGLRDASGGPALAVLRAQAERDIAVAEARIARASHLPSLVASGSGGQSPLRGSLDIGSDTLFSLGTVSDLRAIDASKDAASRKIGEAEETAERAIRSQASQLAAYTRQAKEADLLTRQAKQNLDLFQRQYDGGQRQVMDVVGVYETYAAALERAIDLKYKAARAELELARLRGALAEGAQL
- a CDS encoding LysR family transcriptional regulator → MAYLESMRVFVRVVELGSITSGGRDQRLTPAVASKRIKELEQRLGVRLFNRTTRSLTPTEVGKQFYEEARRVLETVDEAEAVVARFSEAPRGTISLTAPLGVGRRIIAPLVPEFVDLHPDIRIRMRMSDRKVDILADGMDLALFVGTPHDSSLKLRKFADCPRVLCAAPAYLDRVGVPQFPEDLLRGHNCLLLRYPRSPEYFWLLDTPDGQRKFEVSGKYDADDSDVLTGWALAGAGIANKPLFDVADHLEAGRLVEVLPQARPVPSIFGCLYPHRKLQDPKIRLFVDFVADRAVAAMKQGAAVRTPD